The window taattaataaaaaaagaataaaactaaaaatatattaataaacaaaatataggaattaatatacaatatatatattaatgtaaaaaaaattacaagtcAAACCGTTTCATTTTGTATTCAAATATATTGATATCTGCCACCTATACCCATTTATACTCACATCAACCAACAAGATCCAAATTCTTTAGAGCCATTCAagaattaagtatatatatataatatcattatataaattataaaataattaatataattataattattatgtatatatataattatttattaatatattattatatagattataaaataattaatatatttatttattaatatataattatataaataatataataaaaatataaaataaaataaataataataataaacaatctaattaatataaaaagattaaatatatatatatattaataaaaataaatatataagaattaatatatatatatatatatatatatatattaatgtaaaagAAAGATCAAGAACAATTCGTTcaatttttttgtattaaatatattcatattcaCAACCCAAATCCATACCCATTTATACTCGTATCAAGATTCAAATCAACCCTAACACTTTGACCCGACCTTTAGCTTAATTcaagaattaagcattattattattattattattattatatatttgatttctaTAACTATATtccataattttataattcaacaatttcatcttcGGTAATAATTCAATggtaaataaaaagtaaaataacaaaaaaaattatggacaAACCGAGAGTGGATAAatgtaagttatatttttttaaaatatatataatgtattaaattaaaaaattaagaaattataaataatgttacatttatagtataaaaaaatttatattcatgTGGGTTTCATCCTACCAAGTCCATGGAGTctatattctaaataaaaagtaaaatataaatcagAGTAATGGacattctaatttaattatgtataagatatttataactaattttaattttatgtatgtttgTTGTAACAAAGTTATAATGTtaacattttgtttttggtttcaTTAGTCTACTTGAaatgtttgattgatttttttaggttttatttttatttttacattccaataattattattattaaatttgtgtatttgagcttattttaaaattcaatataaatgtagtttgagaatattcaattatttgcttaaatattatttttatgtatagagaaatattatttatttgcttaaattttaaaatgaagataATTCACCATTTAGTACTTGTATTGAACgagattctaaaaaaaaaacatatatatgtgAATACTATTAATATAGGTGATaacataatttgttaatatcTAAATATAAGACCTTatctatatgtttttaatatctCAACCAAATATGTTAGATTATCTTTAATACAAAGTTAAAATTGTcggtttaataaaataaaaattaattaatttatgttaaattgaTTTATCTTGGTGTGATATACTTTTTTACTGTTACTATTTGACAaacattttaaacaataaaaattgtgAAAACATAACTTTGCAATAAAAATGAACAATTGTGTTTTGGTTGACTATTTGTCAAGAaccaatttaattaaaatttagatgtaaattttgtaatatatgagttatattttaaaatattgtaaaacataacttatttgaaaattataatatatgatttaattttgaCATATATATTAGGTTAGGTTTAAGGTCACCtcaattttaattcataaatctGTCAATATTCACACGGtagtattaatttttatttaaacatgaattactaaaatattgatttatgttaaatatttatgttcATTTAAAACGACCGACTCCGACGTCGTATGGAAGATACTGTTTGAAAGGGCGTTACTCTTCCGTAAGCTTAAATACCGGTGGCCTCATTGCGACCAGATCGACAATtcaaacaacattttttttctcttttaacttCTTGAGGAGCTTCTTCAGGTATCTATCGTCCTTTAATGCAAATTTTATGCGTTTTAGATAATAAACATTAGGAGGCTGAAATTTTTAcagttttcttataaatttgaatCCATTAGTTCATATtccgatttttttttatctggcTATTGTGATCGATTGGTGCACATTGATTCATTCATTTAGTCTAAATTTATTTCACTaatgaatcaaataaatatatccaTTGGTTAGATATTTTCTAAGAGaacaaataaattttctaaGAATGACCTAAggacaaataaatataatatttaataattaatattctatatatatatatgtatttcaaaatattaatcagtcatttttttaataatttttataaataatcaataatttataactaaccttttaattatatatttaatgtttaatatttaaaataatttgaatttatattaatttaattttaaatattaataaattattaatttgttatttaagaCTCAAATTTAAccgtatattatttttttaaagtaagaaCTGTGTCTTATAAAATTCAAACTATTATAATTATAGTAATTTGAGGCTTTCTCCCCAACAACacaataatgaaaatttaacttttttacattatcattgtatttttcatatttataaaaaataattctttttttatttttatttttttcaaactattttCACATCCTACAACATCTTTTAAGACATTCAAATTGAATCTAACAATTTGAAACTTATATATAGAAAAACTACTCAATTAAATATGTTCAAATGGGTAGATTGTATACAAAAACTTATGTTCTTTTGagcttttataaaaaataaatatcaaatctctcataacacattttttttgtaGTCATCTAAATAGAAGGtgtatatctaaaaaaaaattactcaacttatctaaaataaatactcagcttaaaatatatacttttaaaacatttgtaaatatctttttatttacaaacataacaaaataatttaaaaaaatgaaaaatatatatgataaaataatatatatgtatattctttcataaattttttaaagaaagttacataattaaaatgatgATAGTTCggatttatatattaaataaaacaatccatatttcaaaataattgatgtATTTATGGGGCACTTTCAATCTATATACTCATGtatatttttgttcattttatttattcattctgGGCCATTATTAGAGCAAATCTTTTTGTTTTGactttcataataattttattgaaatttgcGTGAGAAAATAGGtgttcaaattaaatttacttaattcgcaatataaattgattaataataatttagactaatatatattttaaaatatttttttatctatttgattaatatatatatgtactaattaaaaatgtccccttcacatattttttttataaacaacaTAAACCActccaataaaatattttaatactatACTTTTGATATAGTTATTATCAAATGATGCAGTCATTActagataaatttattatatttgtaattcaaaatatttaattaagtaagAAGACACTTGTTTCAAACAAAGAAATGTGAATAAGAATATAATGGataaaaatatagtatttaattaaaatgtgtaatctttatcattattgttgatattgtttgaattttttagaaagaaattataattattattttaaaacgaaGTTTAattatctcaatttttttttttttttactatattctaaaatattattgttgtttacatcataatttttttttttaaaatatacagaatattttaaatacgtaataattaataaaataataaaaataaaaatcaaatatgaatTGATTATACTAAttgtattttttctaaattaaaacaACTTAAGTTTGGAGGGTTCAAATacaaaaattcttaaaagattaacaatatacttttttaatagaataaaaaattaaaaattatcaatcaaaaataattttttttaaataatagatgtaaaaaatggataaaacacatttatgttaaatataatgttttacttGATAAAACATAGtatattaaacaatttttattaaaatatttcatatttaacttttaatatattttaaatatttttatttttttatttttaagttttttatttttcattttaattaatttattattaatatatattatttaaaattaattatataaaatgactatattattaattattgtaattattattaaaaaaaactattttataaaaattattattaattattttttattttaaataattatttgatattatttaactaataaaaataatttattttaataaataaactaaaattattattgtaattataaataatgagtaatataattataattacgagagaaataataaaatatttttatttattagacctaaaaaaaaataaaaaaaaatgacaaatacCATAATTGATTCATTACTTTCAAATATGAATAGATAATTATTTAGAGTAATCAAATAATTAGTGGAGTACACGTATGACTCTAACACTTCAAACCAGCCAAGCCTCCCCTAAGTTTAAAATTGTTAGGAAAAGAAAATGGTTGATtaagttgataaaaaaataaaagtataaaaaataatttggctgaaatacaataaatatttattagagaatatatttaaatttaaattcaaattcaaattcaattcaaactGAACTGAAATATTGTGTCTTAGTGCTGGGCTCAAAGTTTGTTGAATGGATCCAAGCTTAATATATTGCGATGGGTGCAGGTGGGCGAATGCCGATTGTTCCTCCTTCGAACGCCCTCGATCGAGCCCCATCCTCGAAACCACCATTTACGATAGCCGAGATTAAGAAATCAATTCCACCCCACTGCTTTCAAAGATCGCTCATCACTTCATTCTCCTACGTTGTATACGATCTCCTCATTCTCTCCTTCCTCTTCTACGCCGCCACATCCTACATCCATCTCCTCCCGGGCCCCCCTGCCCTTTCAGCCTTCGCCTGGCTTCTTTACGCCTACGTCCAGGGCTGCGTCCTGGCCGGCGTTGGGGTCCTCGCTCACGAATGCAGCCATAACGCCTTCAGCGATTACCAATGGCTCAACGATACAGTCGGCTTCATCCTCCACTCGGCCATCCTCATCCCCTACTTCTCGTGGAAACAAAGCCACCGCACGCACCATTCAAACACCAACTCTATCGAACAAGACGTGCTTTTCGTCCCGCAACGTAAGGAAGGCGTGGGATCCCTAGCTAAATACATGACCAACAATCCGATTGGTCGTACCATAACGATCGCGACCACGCTGACCATAGGTTGGCCTTTGTACTTAATTTTCAACATCTACGGCAGGCAATACGAAAGTTTCGCTTACCACTTCGATCCCTACAGCCCGATTTACTCTAAATGGGAGCAGTTTCAGATATTTCTATCGGACATGGGAGTTCTTTCGGTCGGATTCGTTCTCTACCGTCTCGCCCTGGCCAAGGGAATCGGTTGGGTGATGTGCGTTTACGGCTGGCCTCTTCTCTTGACGAATGGATATCTGGTGCTGATAGCGTGGTTACAACACACTCACCCGTCTTTGCCTCATTACGAGTTGACGGAGTGGGATTGGTTGAAGGGGGCTTTATCCACTGTGGATAGAGATTACGGGATTCTCAACAAGGTGTTCCATAATATAACAGATACTCATGTTGTTCACCATTTGTTCTCGACCATTCCGCATTATCATGCCATGGAAGCGACTAAGGCGATAAAGCCTATGTTGGGAGAATACTATCGGTTTGATGGGACTTCGGTTATGAGTTCGGTATGGAGAGAAGTCAAGGAATGTCTTTATGTGGAGGCTGACGAAGATGAGGGCGCAAACAAAGGCGTCTTGTGGTTCAGGAATAAATGATTATCGTTGTTGTTGTTAcagtataaattaaataaatgactTTTGATCGATTAACTATTCGAGGAGTCAATGCATGGTAATGTATGATGAAGTTAAGTATTATATGTAACAATTTGCTCATGGATGAgcaaaaattataatatcaaaTCTAAAAATATGCATTCTAAGAAATATATACAAGTTATTGAAATTATGTGCAAAAGGCAACAGCATATATATATGTAGGCCTTCATAAATATGCTATTAGTCATTCTATGCAATTTAATTAAACTAAGAAACTAAACCGTCCTAACCAAGCTGAATGTAATGCTTTTTTATTGTCCTCTTTATCAGTCAAAACATTTCGgaataagattaaaattaagtaaaataaaacaattcgaTCTATTATATATCTTCTTTAATTCCAAtagtttaatgaaaatatgttgaGTATAAAAGATTACCCTAAAATGTAAAAAGTGGGACTAAATCCTGGTATAAAAAATATGCTATTTTGATTCATAATTAAGCACTAGTTTGAAACTAAAGGTCCAATCAGAAAACTGCCACAGGAGGGCTGGTCTTGCAAGAACATAGTGTAGTTGCAGAGTCGTCTGAAAGTGACGATAATGGTGGTAATTAATTTTGGTGGTTCAGTTCAGTTAATTGGATGGGttggtattatatatatatatatatatatatatatatatatatatatatatatatatatatatatatatatatatatatatatatatatatatatatatatatta is drawn from Impatiens glandulifera chromosome 3, dImpGla2.1, whole genome shotgun sequence and contains these coding sequences:
- the LOC124931367 gene encoding delta(12)-fatty-acid desaturase FAD2-like, whose amino-acid sequence is MGAGGRMPIVPPSNALDRAPSSKPPFTIAEIKKSIPPHCFQRSLITSFSYVVYDLLILSFLFYAATSYIHLLPGPPALSAFAWLLYAYVQGCVLAGVGVLAHECSHNAFSDYQWLNDTVGFILHSAILIPYFSWKQSHRTHHSNTNSIEQDVLFVPQRKEGVGSLAKYMTNNPIGRTITIATTLTIGWPLYLIFNIYGRQYESFAYHFDPYSPIYSKWEQFQIFLSDMGVLSVGFVLYRLALAKGIGWVMCVYGWPLLLTNGYLVLIAWLQHTHPSLPHYELTEWDWLKGALSTVDRDYGILNKVFHNITDTHVVHHLFSTIPHYHAMEATKAIKPMLGEYYRFDGTSVMSSVWREVKECLYVEADEDEGANKGVLWFRNK